CCGCCGGTTCGCCGGTGGGCTACGGGGCGAGCTATGTCGCCGAGCGTCCCACACAGCTGGCCACCCTCCCCGTGCGATATGCCGACGGCTATCCCCGGCTGCTCTCCAATGTCGGCAAGGTGCTGATCGGCGGGAGCTCCGTGCCCATTCTGGGGAAGGTCTGTATGGATCAGATGATGGTGGATGTCACCGTCCTCGCCGGGGTCGGTGTGGGCGACGAGGTGGTCCTTCTCGGCAGTCAGGGCGGGGCCGGGATCGACGAGAACGACATGGCCGAATGGTTCGGCAGCGTCAACGACGCCATCACCAGCAGCATCGGAGCGCGGGTGCCCCGGCGGTACCTGTAACACGCTCCCCGTGGGAGGAGTCCCGCACACAAGTCCAGAAGCGCGGAAACATCCGGGCCTCCTGTCGACAGGGGATGTTCCGGATGTTTCTCTTTTATGCACCGATGCCCGGTACGCAGTTCGGTACAATTGCGTTACAATTCCTGTACCCTTCGGGAGAAGGAACTCCTGAAGAAACGCCGGCTTTCGGGTCTTGCGAGGTGTCTGTGTATGGCCAGAGTGATGGTCTGTGGGTGCGAGGGGAGCGGACGGAGTACGGTGGTGTCGCTGCTGGCGCGCTATCAGGTGGCGCAGGGGTGGCCTGTTCTGGTGATCGATGGCGACTGGAACAACGACGGTTTGCCGGGGAAGCTGGGATTGCCGTTTCCCGAGCGGACCCTGGTGGACGAGCTAGGAGGGTTCTCCGGATTGAACCGGGGGATGCTCCGCTGGCGGGAGGGCAGCGGTTCGGCGGAGTATTTCCAGCACCAGTATATCCATGTGGACGATCTCCCGCTTTCCTGTGTGAGCAGAAAGGACAACTTTGCGCTCATCGCCACCGGGAAAATCGAGGCGTGCGGTGAGGGCTGCGAGCCCTTCCTCGATGATCTCTCCTGGGAGTTCCTGGAAAACCTGGAGCACCAGGGGTGGTGGGTCTTCGTGGATACCGGCGAGGGGATGGACCGGCTTGAGGGGTCCGTAGGGACGGTCTGCGAGGCCATCCTGCATGTGATGCGTCCCGAGGGCGAGGATCTTTGCACCACGCTGCGGATCCGTGAGATACTGCAGCAGGCAGGGCTCGATTGCATGCCCCTGCTCAACAACATCGACGAGGAACGGATCGAGGAGGTCCGCGCCGGCTTTGCCGGGCGGGGGCTTCCCGTAGAACTGGCGCTGCCCAGGTACGAGGCGCTCTCCAGGCCCCGCGGCGCGGAGTCCGGCCACGTACAGGTGCAGCCCGAGATGCTTCCCTACCTCGACCGGATCATCGGGCGGCTGCGCGCGGCGATCCCCGGCAACGGCGCACCGGCCTTCCGCTGACGGCGGCGACCGGAGGATCGACGCCACGGCCGTCCCAGGCCTATGCTGACGAATGGAAGGAGAATGCTTGCGATGCCCACTGTACAGGTCTACTCGCTGAATGCCTTCGGAGCCGACTCCAAAGGCGGCAACCCCGCAGGCGTGGTGGCCGATGCGGAGGGAATGACCGATGCGCAGATGCAACAAGTGGCCCGGCGCGTCGGCTACTCCGAGACCGCCTTTGTCCTGTCGGCGGAGAATGCGGCCTTCAAGGTGCGGTATTTCACGCCCCGACGGGAGGTGGACCTCTGCGGCCACGCCACTGTGGCCACCTTCCATCTCCTGGCGCGGCTGGGCAGGTGCTCGGTGGGGCCGACCTCCCAGGAGACGAATGCGGGGGTGCTCCCCATCGAGGTGTTGCCCGACTGGTCGGTGCTGATGGACCAGGCCCTTCCGCAGTTCGGGGAGACCGTCCCCGCCGACGACATCGCCGCGGCCTTCCCCTATGCCCGGGGCATCGCCGGCGCCGATCTGCCCGTCCAGGTTGTCTCCACAGGCCTGCGGGATATCATGGTGCCCGTGTCCACCATGGAGCAGCTTCTTTCTCTCCGTCCGGATTTCGAGGCCATGACCCGCCTGAGCGAGCGCTACGACGTCACCGGCTGCCACGCCTTTACCCTGGAGACGAGAAAGGGTTCGACGGCGCACTGCCGGAATTTCGCGCCCCGTTTCGGCATCCCCGAGGAGTCGGCCACCGGCACCTCCAACGGCGCGCTGGCCTGCTACCTCTACCGCCACGGCGCCGTGGGGCCGGAGGCGCTGGACCGTCTCTCCTTCGAGCAGGGCTACGCCATGGACCAGCCCTCGGAGATCCGGGCCAGACTGCACACCGGAAACGACGGGGCTGTCCTGCGTGTTCAGGTGGGAGGCGCGGCGGTTCCCTCCGGCCGTTTTGTGGTGGACGTGGACCCGGAACTCTAGTCCCCTGATCGCACCCGGCCGCGGCAGGTGTCCCCGGCCGGGTGCCGCCCTTCTTCCTCCCGAGATCGTCGCGTTCGCCTTTTTCCCCTTGCCCATGCCGGGCTCCCGGGTTCCCGGGAGCCCGGTGGGACATGTCTGCTTCCCTTTGTCTCCTGTCCTGTGCCGTGGCGGTGTTTCCCGCCGGATCCCAGGATGATGCGTCCGGCCTGCGGCGCCCCTCTTCTTGACAGAAGGGGTGGAGTGCGGTATTGTCTGTGTAATAAGCGGGACAGTTCGTCCCGATTTTGGGGGTTTCTATGGAACAGAAGGAGCGGAAACGGGACACCGTTGGAAGGGTCACGGCCGTCATGGATCTTCTCTGCTCTTCCGAAGGGACCTACAGCCTCCGGGAGCTCCAGAGCAGGACGGGGATCCCCAGGAGCACGCTCCACAGGCTTCTTCTCGCTCTGGAGCGCGAGGAGTGGGTGTATCGGGATTCCGCTTCGGAGCGGTTTCGCCCGGGTATCCGCTTTTTCCTTTTGAACAACAGGAGCCTCTTCTACCAGGAGCTGATCCACGTCGCCGCACCGGAGATGGAGCGGCTGATGCAGGAGACGGGGAAGACGGTCCTGCTGAGTGTGCTGGAAGGGTTCGCGGGGCTGTGCATCCACAGCGTCGAACCGCGGCAGGCCGTCAAGTATGTGGCCCACCGGGGGATGACGATCCCCCCCTACGAGGGGGCCTCCGGCAAGGTGCTGCTGGCCTTCTGTCCCGAGGAGCGGCGGCGGCAGATTCTCGACGCTGGCCTTCCTGAGGGATGCGACAGGGCGGCGTTGACGACTCAGCTCGAGGAGATCCGCCGTCAGGGATACGCCTACAGCCGGGAGGAGTGGATCCGCCACGCCGGGGATATCAGCGTGCCGCTCTTCGACGGCCGGGGGCGTTTTGTGGCCCAGCTCGGTCTGGCCGGACTGGTGACCAGCTTCGACGGCGAGGAAGAGCGGCTGCTGCAGCGGTTGCAGAGGGCGGCCGAAAGGATGGGAACGGCGTTATAGCCCTGTCGTGCCGGGGGAAACGGTACGTATCCATTCGAGGATTTGAGGGAGGTTGTTCAGAAAATGGCAAAGCAGTTGATCGAATGTGTCCCGAACTTCAGCGAAGGCAGACGGAAGGATGTCATCGAGGCGATCGTGAAGCCCTTCAAGGAGACCAGGGGCTGTTACCTCTTTGACTACCGGGCCGACGAGGACCACAACCGTCTTGTGGTCAGCCTGGCCGGGGAGCCCGGCGTCATCGGCGACGCCGTGATGGAGGCCTCCAGGGTGGCCGTGGACAGGATCGACCTCAACAGCCACGAGGGCGCCCATCCGCGTGTCGGCGCGGTGGACGTGATCCCCTTCACCCCGATCAACAACATCACCATGGAGGAGTGCGCCGACCTGGCCCACAACTTCGGCGAGCGCTTCAGCAAGGAGCTGGATGTCCCCGTCTATTTCTACGAGGAGGCCGCCAAACGGCCCGAGCGCAAGCGGCTGGAGGTT
This genomic stretch from Synergistales bacterium harbors:
- a CDS encoding alanine racemase; its protein translation is AGSPVGYGASYVAERPTQLATLPVRYADGYPRLLSNVGKVLIGGSSVPILGKVCMDQMMVDVTVLAGVGVGDEVVLLGSQGGAGIDENDMAEWFGSVNDAITSSIGARVPRRYL
- a CDS encoding IclR family transcriptional regulator, with the protein product MEQKERKRDTVGRVTAVMDLLCSSEGTYSLRELQSRTGIPRSTLHRLLLALEREEWVYRDSASERFRPGIRFFLLNNRSLFYQELIHVAAPEMERLMQETGKTVLLSVLEGFAGLCIHSVEPRQAVKYVAHRGMTIPPYEGASGKVLLAFCPEERRRQILDAGLPEGCDRAALTTQLEEIRRQGYAYSREEWIRHAGDISVPLFDGRGRFVAQLGLAGLVTSFDGEEERLLQRLQRAAERMGTAL
- a CDS encoding PhzF family phenazine biosynthesis protein, coding for MPTVQVYSLNAFGADSKGGNPAGVVADAEGMTDAQMQQVARRVGYSETAFVLSAENAAFKVRYFTPRREVDLCGHATVATFHLLARLGRCSVGPTSQETNAGVLPIEVLPDWSVLMDQALPQFGETVPADDIAAAFPYARGIAGADLPVQVVSTGLRDIMVPVSTMEQLLSLRPDFEAMTRLSERYDVTGCHAFTLETRKGSTAHCRNFAPRFGIPEESATGTSNGALACYLYRHGAVGPEALDRLSFEQGYAMDQPSEIRARLHTGNDGAVLRVQVGGAAVPSGRFVVDVDPEL